A single region of the Lycium barbarum isolate Lr01 chromosome 2, ASM1917538v2, whole genome shotgun sequence genome encodes:
- the LOC132626852 gene encoding uncharacterized protein LOC132626852, with protein sequence MYAPAPPNVPSMAGSEWTHTAHRPYHSNVGFGFFGRYFSNLCIALSSCFYFLCCCWALEDCIGRPRWEIGHSDPRPGPISGPFGPNPPDIPVTLPGPPGQPARAEALIG encoded by the exons ATGTATGCACCAGCACCACCAAATGTTCCGAGCATGGCTGGATCTGAGTGGACTCACACAGCTCATCGACCTTATCATAGTAACGTTGGTTTTGGTTTTTTTGGTCGATACTTTTCTAACTTGTGCATTGCCCTCTCTTCTTG CTTCTACTTCCTATGCTGCTGTTGGGCCCTAGAAGATTGTATTGGCAGACCACGTTGGGAAATAGGCCATAGTGACCCTCGTCCAGGCCCAATTTCAGGCCCATTTGGACCCAATCCACCAGATATTCCGGTTACACTTCCTGGCCCACCAGGTCAGCCCGCGCGAGCTGAGGCTCTAATTGGGTGA